The genomic DNA ATCACAATGGAGCGCAAGGATATGGCGGTGCTGCGGGCTGAACTGGACCGTCTGTCTGCTGAACTTCAGGAGACGACCGACGAAAAGGTCCAAGCCGCTCAGTATGGACTGGCCGTGCTGGAGGAGAACTCTGAATTAAAGCTCAAGTACTCCGACCTGGAGTCGGACTGTGAGGTGCTGAGACTGGAACTGAAGCAGATGAAGGAGGTAAAGTTGATGTTGAAGCTTCATTTTATCTTGTACTAATTATTgttctttaatatatttttatgctTGAATATAGTGTTTGCTGTGGGTCAATAGTTAGacatacacattaaaaaaaataataatggatAAAATCAAAAGATGCCACTAAATGGTCCTTTTTGTTGTTTGACTTGGGATCAAAAGTAAAAATCTCTCTACTTGCAAGCCAATTAAGGAGAAGCGCCAGAATTGTGTGTTCGTTATACACCGTTTCTTGTGAATGCATTTGGTGAAACTGTGCAGTcttttatatacataaacacacgtCGTGgagtggtgtgtttttttttttttttttgattgctTTGTAGTACTTCATTCAGACGTTACCAAGTAGGGACAAAACTAAACGCGGATATATTCACAAGGCTGCGAAAGCCACATCCTGGAGTGTTCGAAACAAACTTGGCGGATGTTCAAGTAACTCCTTAAAACTTACTTTGTGGGTTTATTGAGCATATTCAGTATGTGTTCCTGTTCTATCACATGCTTTTACTATCACATGCTTTTACTTGATCCAGCAAAGGAGGAGACAGTAACATTTTTGCAGACCTCACCATTCATGCCTCAAACACAAGATAAGGTGTTTTTGTAGGTGAAGGTTAAGTCTCACGTTGTAAACATTTGATATAACTGTTTCTTGTGCTCGGGCCAAGTTTTTTGATTTCTGTTACATTAAGAATCTGGTATTTGGAAGtctcatgtacagtattgtattaaGCTTTATAGAAACATTACAAACTCAATCTGATTCTCTTGTAGACTTTTCAGTACATTTCTAAATGGTTTGCTTTACTTCCAATCTATTGTCCTTATTTTaggaaaatagtttttttttaatttttattaatttttgttaGGCACTGTCTGAATCCCACGGCAATCTCAAACGTACCACTACAGATGGAGAGAGTCGTGAGGAGAGTTTGCTCAAAGAAACTGCTTTAAGGGAAGCCAAGTTAACAGACAAAATTGATTCTCTACAAAGTGAACTCAAACAGATTAAATCTTTTGTTACAAACACATCTTCAGAAAATGAGCGTCTCCATACAGTTACACAAAATCTGAAGAAGGTACGTGATCATACTTTATGAATAACAATATACAAgcctgctattttttttttaatatatctatatctcatcTATACCAGATAAGTGTGTGCATGTTTAGTTTATCATTGCCAGTGGACATTAATCCTTCCCTGCATGTGATATTCTTTGAGACCAAATAGCCTCACATTTGGTTGAATCGTGTGTTCTCATCACCCTCCACACCCTTCTTTCTAGTACTCGTAGGTGGGGCATGTGATTGCTTCTAAAGTGCTGTAAATGAGAACCTTGCAGTAGTTAATAAGTATAACACTAACTATTTAATCAGTATCATACAGTACCACCTCTAAGTTAAGCTTTGCTATCTGTAATCACTTTAATTCGCCTGACACTATCCATTTAAAAAGGTTGAATAATGTCACTCCCACTAAATGTTTCAGTCTTCCAGTTTCTCCAACATGTGTCTGACACAACCAGGAAAGAAGATCTGTAAAACCACAGAGAATTGTACGGGTTTTCAGTTATTCGGTAGATATATCCATAGAGGAAtggtctaaagcaggggtgctcaactccagtcctcaaacctccCAATAGGTGGCCCCGTCTTTGCTTGCACcaactatgctgaagctgggatatcctgaaaacctgacatgttggtggggcttgaggactggagtttagcgcCCCTTGTCTAAAATATGGAAACTTGCTGGTTCTTCCTTTCCCCACAcctgtgcaagtcctgttttgtcCACTGGAAACCTCTTCCAATTCACCTGTTATGACTTGAGGACACTATAACCATTAACACTGATACACATtacattttctgtattgtaaCTGTTGTATTTGGTGTATTTAGCATCGTGTACTACCTGTAAGTATTGCTGCTTCATGGTGTCCTGCAATTTTTCTTTaaaatattaaagctgcagtccaagcaataacACACAAAGGTGAGACCACGCTCGTCCGTCTTCAGCCTCTTGCCTTGTCCTCTTCCTCcaagcagaccaagcaatatcctacatgtcgttttttaatttattattttaatccgttctgtactatgagaatatACTGgttgcactttttatttttaagcTGAATGACAgcttttatgtattataatgagCATTTAATTTGTTTCTATAACAGCCATTtacagtcacatccccttcctcttttgaaccaggctctggcacacccctattgagccctgcccactctctagcagtgcaccaattgtatctagtgactgcatggtcacatgattgtccccacagaactttgcatctttggtcttctgctgcactgacggccattttgtgaacccccgagctgagtCTTCACCGATCGGCAACTTcactaattacttattgtgtggattatattgatgcacatattaaagtgggaaaaacattaaaatgtaaaaaaaatgcagcttttttaaaaaaaaatgctgcttcagACTGCTGCTTTATAGTTGCAGTTTGTCTATAAAAAATATCTGCaactttccattttttttttttttttttttttttaagggacgCAACATACTTTTTTTGTATAAGTTGAATAAACCAACTGACTATATGGAACACTTGCTTGGGAATGAGGTTTTATTTGTCTACTTAAACAGCAAAAGGAACTTACAATTTATCAACAGAAGGCCAAACTGTGAGCTGACCTACTAGTAAAATGCTTTCCCTGGTACGGATATTGTGAAAgacagtgtcagtgtgtctgcaAGTAATGAGAGAAATCATTGTCCAAGGGAACAAAAGACATCTGTCTCAGCAGCTTATTGGTCCTGCATTTTAATACTGGTCTACGAcgtcaaaatatttatttttgagaAATGATCATGTTGACTAACTTTAAACACTAACTGTTGTGGACTTTTCAGTTGCAAACAGACTACATTTACCGTTGCCTATTGTGACCTAATATAGGGCACATGTATAGCTACAATCATTTGGATAGATTTCAGGGCTTGTTACTTTCTTACGAAGTAGTCTATTTCTTGCTCTCAATCAGAAAAGTGACAGTGGACATTGCTGCAGTTGGCAGGCAAAACATTTTATGAACCTGTTccctttggagagggggagaaacaggttTTCTCCTTTAATTCATGTGTATGCATGGTTTATTTATGGTTATGGTTTTTACTTTCACTTCCCCAGGAATACCAAGATATTGAGAAAGAAAAGTCTCAACTGCGGGATGAAATGAAGCAGTGCAAGATTAGAGAAATGAGACAGCTGCAAGACTTCTCTGAGCTAGAAGAGGAAAATATCTCTCTCCTGAAACAAGTTTCTGTTTTAAAGGAAAATCAGGTAAGATTATGTATTTGAGTGCTGCATTGTTTTGGGAGGTATGTGTTTCGGTGCGTTCTGTATCTTGGCGGGGAATGAGCAGCAATCCGGATTAACACGGAGGATGCTGAAACGGCCTACTCACATCAGACTCTACACTTTTCGCTTGGCACAGCTTCTTCAGGAAGCTTTGCTGCCCGTTCCCGCCAAGATACAGATACTGATCGCACCAGAAGTGACGGAACACATACCGGGAGCCCGGCAGACTGGAGGATCTGAGTACGAGCAACTGGGCTGCCGAATAGCCACCAAACTTTAGTCTTATGTGCCTATGCTGCATCTTactcatgtgagtgtaatactaTCTGTCTAATATATACACTTTAAGAagcatacagtgttgcactaaagTGTTATTTCTGTTCTACCGAGGACACACCACACAGACTATTACCATCCATGTACCTGAGACAGAAGTTTGGACATCCTGAGCCAGTGTGTGGGAAATGCTGCCTTTTATCTGAGTGCGAGTCCTCACTTTGCTGAACCATAGAAACATTACACTAGTTTTATTTTTCCTTCATTCCACATATGGTGAAACCTGCGCTCCCCATAGCTACCTACTCGCACAGACTTGCACTGCAATCTTGCAGTGTTCCTGCTATTTAAATTTCATGGCTTAGTTACTTAGACAGCTTTGACATctgaatatatctatatatcatacGTGCATATAAAAACACATTCCAGTGCGATTTTTACAAATTAGTCTATTTTCATgtggattatttatttttgttgacTTCAATAGCGATATGTTGCATGAATCAGTCCTAATTTAATGTTTCAGGTGGAATTTGAAGGGTTAAAGCACGAGCTGAAAAGAAGAGATGAAGAGATTGAGATTCTGAATGGGCAGTTGGACGAGCTGGTGAGGCTGAAGGACATCTCTGAAAGTCATCTGGAAGAGGCGCTAGAGACGCTGAAAAGCGAGCGGGAGCAGAAAAATGAGCTGCGCCGGGAACTCTCTGGGTTCCTCAACAACTATGATTCTATAGGGAGCCTGCAGGTGAACTTTGATGATCTGAATGAAGAGGAGTGTGACAGTGGATACAGCCATGGTGGACTGGGCAAGAAGAATGGTGAAATCTGGATGTCCACACCTCGCAACAGTGACGTGTACAATTCTGGCCCCAAGCTGGCATCCGATCTCTTCACAGAGCTTAGTCTGACAGAAATTCAGAAACTCAAGCAGCAGTTACTGCAGGTACTCTACTTTTCCTTCTCTTGGCTTTGTAAATTCTTTAGGTTGCAGCTTGAGAGAGTTCCACGTGTAATGTAAGACCTTCCCCCTCCTTTAATATGGCTCCATTCTTTATAAGTGGACACGAGCTGATACAATCTACCTTCGCTTGGTGCCAGCCTCAATACAAGATCTTTTCTGGAAAAGCAGATCTAGCTAAACATTTTCTGATCGCTTAAAAGTTCAGCGCATTTGGAAATTGGTTATTTTTATGCTTGTTTAAAATTAATAAACTTTTTATGTTGCTTTTTTAGATGACAAAACCGATAATGAAGCTTTTTGCATTCAACTTAAATAATTACCCAAGAGAActgcatatgtatatatttattttttttactcccAAATACGTTAAAAATAGGATCTCTCTAAAAAGGAAATGCGTTTTTGTCTCTTGCTCAGCACCATAACATGTGCTGGATACGCTTTGTTGCAGACTTGCCTGGGGCCAGcccactctccctttctccttgGTACAGGGGAAGTGGAGATGTTCCTGGTATGGATCATAACTTCTCTCCCTCAGCTGCTTCATACCAGTGCCCTGATGgagaactagtgattagcacaggagtgGGACTCAGTATATCGTGTTGCCTACCACTTAACTAAGACTGTTTTTAGTAAGCTCCATCCCAGTGCCACATCTTTACCCCTGCCCCCGGAAAGTGTGCTGAATCATTCAGTTCTGCCACTTGATCATTTCCTAAACCCTGAGCATGTAAACCTAAATTGTTATATCACAGAAttgttacattttatatatacattaataAGTAACTCTAGCTGTTTGTGTCCGTGTCCCACAATGTGAGCTGCGGGCCCCACAACAATTAAGGGATTTTATTGATCACACCAACTGCAAGGGAACATTTGAGGCCCTGCAGAACAGTTTGTTTCTGACGCCTCCTTAAGCTCAATGTCCTCCAGCAAATATATTTTCCCACCAAAATTAGTCAAGTCATACAATGCCAGATGCAGAGCTACCAATGTTAATGATGGTGCAATAACCCTCCTTCCGCACAGGGTCACTCTGCCCTGCGTGCGTACCCTTTTCTCCATTTTGCTAAATATCCAATTTCAGGGATTATCTTTTTGGGGAATCCCAACGAAAAACACTCCTCTCCCTTTTTGAAGGAGCTTCTTTAAAAGGATACTAATAGATTGAGACGTGTTCTTAAGATATCAATTTCCAGAGAGGATCTGTAAAGTAAGCCTGCAATAGGAGTAGTGTCAGAAACTCAAGCCCTCATGCTATGAGCTGGCTAACCCATAGGAAGACAACCAAGAGTTAAAAGTTCTACATTGTAGAGCAGGAGAGAAAAAGTGCATTCTTGGTCGATAGGAGTATTTAAATCAGAGCTCCATTTCTGCATACAGGAGTgcatggggggggattgagatgCCTCTAGTGTTCTGTATATTTTGGAGATTAGGCCTCTCTGATATTCTCCCATTAGACAGAGGGTCTCGAATATTGTGCACACTGGGAATTTTAAACTCGGGGATTGGGCTCTCAAAGTGCCTAATCTGCAGGTACTTAAAGGTGGAGAGATCTGTGGAGGAGAACTTATCCTTCAGTTCCTGTAGGGGTAGGACCTCATCGCTTTCCAGCAGATCCGCAATCACTGATATTTAGGTGCTGAAATTGGCCAAATTGGGTACGGGAAcatccgggtgggaagtccgggttcccgaatatGGGGGTGAGTTGCgagggggatgaagctaggccatgtttccctttgGTTTTAATTCATGTAGCCCACGTGCACCTCATTGCTCTAAGGTCGAACCTCAGGGGCCTCCGACCCTTGTGGGTCTGAGACGATAATAGGACCGAGAGGGGGGCGGGGGCCGCGTGGTGCGTCTCTATCTCCAACCAACAATTGGAGGACGGGGGGTTATTCCATACCACCGCCTGCTTCAACTGGGCGGCCTGGTAGTATCTGACTACATCCGGGGCCCCCAGGCCCCCCCTCGGCTTTGACGCCAAGAGCACCGATCTCGGGATTCTTGGTCTGCGTTGCCGCCATATAAAGCGGAGGATATGGGCCTGCATGTTTCGCAATTCTGCTAGCGGGACGTGGACTGGGAGGGTTTGAAAGTAGTAGAGTAACCGGGTTAGGACATTCATTTTGGCGGacacaattcttccaaaccaagagatCTGATGGGCGTGCCAGGCCTCCAGGTCTCTGTTGATTTGGCGGAAGAGAGGGGGGTAGTTGGCTTGATATAGCGAGCTATAAGAGCTCACTAtttttatccctaaatatttaatgtgggAGTTATTCCACTTATATTTGAAGTTAGTTTGTATGAGTCTCCATATGTGGTCTGAGggagactttaaaaaaaataataataataatatgatatAGACAATTTTTAATATCTAAAGGTTTTCAacttatttcttttttttgaGAACCAAGAACTCGATTTgtaaaattctggggaaccccaccTCGTCAAtgtctctcccccttatgcttcctctccccctctcttatatacaccctctccccctatcactctcaccctccccatacAGGCGCacacttctctccccctctccctgacgGACATGCTGTCTGTACCATTCGCACACACGCACTGTCGTTAAGGGAGCCAGCTCTCCTTCTGATTTTCCTCTCCTGTCAGCAGGAAGTTGacagcagaagcagggagaggcaAGATCAGTGAGCTGCTGATGCCAGGTCACACCTGcgtgggggtgctgctgggggGGTTATCCCAGTTCTCCCctgactctttgataaagcgctcctatagcgcgaaacgcgtcagaggtaccttatttgtagcccggtctactaatgccataaattaaagcattttttaatttgcaagcagcctccagccctttcattttttcagcagtgctccaccactttctTCTCATTGGAAGGAGGCACGCTACACCTGTCCAGGAAGGTTTCGTGAGTTACTTATTTCTGTGATTGCAGTTCTACAATTCATGTCTTTATTATGTCTCATGCCTATGGGTTGATTGGTGCTGTCCCataagtgggtgtggggtgtgctctcttcagTGAGTGTACATTTCACACACCCACTGTGGTGCCTACATACCACTCTTTATATTACCCTATCATATGGCCTTCAAGTGAGCACTCAATGCTTTAATACACTGCATATGAAGTTAACTCTTGCCTGGACTCCTATGCTATATTGCACAATACTGCAGAGACATTTGTAGCACCTACAGGGATTTCTTTCCCATACCTGCTTACCTTTGTTACGGCCAAATCTGTCTTGCCCCAATGTATAGAAGCATTCAAACCCTCGCCTGACCTGAGCAGGCTCCAAGTGTCTCCCGTAAGGCACGGGACTTGGGAGATGTAAGGATTGTCCAAGCAGACCGTAAAGCCGAACAACAAGTAAACCCCAATTCACACAGTCGCTTAGCAGGGACAGGGAAATGCTTTCTATGGAGATGGGGGTCACTTTGCCTGTTTCAGTCAACAAGGGGTAGGCGCTTACCCATTTCTATTACTGAGGTGAcggttttcaaataaaaaaatgtttgcttCTTTTTTCCCTCTAGAACAGATCTCTATCATAATAAATGTCTTTGttatcttacatttttttttttatattgcccaACTCTAGTGGGTGGGAGTTTGCCTACTTCATATATAGAGGCATAGCGGGAGATATGCAATTGGAAAGCAGACTGACCCTAATTTGAATGAGTATGAAGAATTTAAATACTAGCTTTTCTTCTTTTATGCTCATTTCAGTTTGTAAATTTCCATGCACAAAAAATTGAGAATACTTGTGGCTTCAGCCTGAATCTACTTTTAAGACACCGTGCAGTTGTCAGAAGATAAACATAAACTAACTTCCTGTGTGGAGCAACAGTGTAATGATTCCTGAATGTTAAATATACTGTACCATGTGTATTTAATGTGATCTCAATTTCACTCACATTTGGTTTATGCCGACCCTTCCACTGAAGGAAAAGGAGTACACGCTGTATACCTACTTATCCTATCCAGTACAACTGTGTTCTTTAAGGACACTgctttagagtgtgtgtgtgtgtggaggtgtgtgtaaatacaactgtatgctcatctgcatgtcttgggCAGCTCTGCAAccacgcctttcaccattatcacccagcacttccaatgcagcaagggattctgtgaaatgacatgcaaatgagcagacagtgccactttttgcttcaaaacccatttttaacatggttccctataggcttaagcttgctgcatggtcacagctttgagcacagtcagttaaccaaccccacactgatgagacccattaaggtcgaaacagctgtctgtgggtgggttttctgggtatgcaccttaaccctggctgtgctcaaagctgtgaccatgcagcaagcttaagcctatagggaaccatgttaaaaatggtttttgaagcaaaaagtggcactgtgtgctcatttgcatgtcatttcccagaatcccttgctgcagtggaagtgctgtgtgctgggtgataatggtgaaaggtagggttgcagacctgcctaagacatgcagatgagcatacagttgtatttacatacacacaatcaATCGGTAGCCTGGTTCGCTCCTCCTGCAGAGGAAAGTTAGAACTTCAGtctttgtaaaatatatatatatatatatatatatatatatatatatttttctaggaTCAAAGTTCCTCCTATCACACCAACCAGAACATTACTTAACAAAGACTGAAGTTCTAACTTTCCTCTGCAGGAGGAGCGAACCAGGCTACTGATTGATTATCTCATCCATATCTCATTACATATGCTGTTTATTTTGGAGATCCACCGACCAGAAAAAGCAAAAACTTTTTATGAAGTAGTGTTAccaaattattttttttccccttcccctcctctctttctccccccccccccccccctatcatcTCTCTGCTGATGAGTTCAACAGGTGGCACCACTTTTCAGATGGATAAAGCAGACCATTCACCAATGGTTAAATGATCAGGATTGTGCATGTGTTCAGTCAACGCAAGACTTTCATTGAGATTCATTCTTTTTCCGTTCTGAAATACAACAAACCTGTTGTCCTCCCTCCTAATCTAAGCATgagatatataactatatatagatatatctgtgAATGGCCATATTTGTGCAGTTCCCGAATGCTTAAGGGATTGTAATGGTTA from Ascaphus truei isolate aAscTru1 chromosome 21, aAscTru1.hap1, whole genome shotgun sequence includes the following:
- the LOC142471906 gene encoding protein bicaudal D homolog 2-like isoform X2, which codes for MERKDMAVLRAELDRLSAELQETTDEKVQAAQYGLAVLEENSELKLKYSDLESDCEVLRLELKQMKEALSESHGNLKRTTTDGESREESLLKETALREAKLTDKIDSLQSELKQIKSFVTNTSSENERLHTVTQNLKKEYQDIEKEKSQLRDEMKQCKIREMRQLQDFSELEEENISLLKQVSVLKENQVEFEGLKHELKRRDEEIEILNGQLDELVRLKDISESHLEEALETLKSEREQKNELRRELSGFLNNYDSIGSLQVNFDDLNEEECDSGYSHGGLGKKNGEIWMSTPRNSDVYNSGPKLASDLFTELSLTEIQKLKQQLLQEERTRLLIDYLIHISLHMLFILEIHRPEKAKTFYEVVLPNYFFSPSPPLFLPPPPPLSSLC